One segment of Rosa chinensis cultivar Old Blush chromosome 6, RchiOBHm-V2, whole genome shotgun sequence DNA contains the following:
- the LOC112173587 gene encoding probable galacturonosyltransferase-like 1, whose product MPTPNPKLPLLFILSLILFPIHSCSTPTNVNTNTTAAAAAAAAHHFREAPQFYNSPDCPSITTVHDDDFDPDEEDDNNNNNHHHFMICSRQAVHVAMTLDTAYIRGSMAAILSVLQHSSCPQNVAFHFVASAAANASHLRATIASSFPYLTFQIYPFDDSHVSGLISTSIRSALDCPLNYARSYLANLLPLCVRRVVYLDSDLILVDDIAKLADIPLGDESTVLAAPEYCNANFTSYFTTTFWSNPSLSLTFADRKACYFNTGVMVIDLDRWRGGDYTAKIEEWMQLQKRMRIYELGSLPPFLLVFAGKIAPVEHRWNQHGLGGDNFRGLCRNLHPGSVSLLHWSGKGKPWARLEANRPCPLDALWAPYDLLETPFVLDS is encoded by the coding sequence ATGCCCACGCCTAATCCCAAGCTACCTCTCcttttcattctctctctcattctctttcCCATTCACTCTTGCTCTACTCCAACCAATGTAAATACCAACACCACCGCTGCTgctgccgccgccgccgcccatCATTTTAGAGAAGCTCCGCAGTTCTATAACTCCCCCGACTGCCCTTCCATCACTACCGTCCACGACGACGACTTCGACCCcgatgaagaagacgacaacaacaataacaaccACCACCACTTCATGATCTGTTCCCGCCAAGCCGTTCACGTGGCAATGACTTTGGACACCGCCTACATCCGCGGCTCCATGGCTGCCATCCTCTCCGTCCTCCAACACTCCTCCTGTCCCCAAAACGTCGCCTTCCACTTCGTCGCCTCTGCTGCAGCCAACGCGTCCCATCTACGCGCCACTATTGCTTCCTCCTTCCCTTACCTCACCTTCCAAATCTACCCCTTCGACGACTCCCACGTCTCGGGACTCATCTCCACCTCCATCCGCTCCGCCTTGGACTGCCCTCTCAACTACGCACGTAGCTACCTCGCCAACCTCCTCCCCCTCTGCGTACGACGAGTCGTCTACCTCGACTCCGATCTCATTCTGGTCGACGACATTGCCAAGCTCGCGGACATTCCCCTCGGCGACGAGAGCACCGTCCTCGCCGCCCCGGAGTACTGCAACGCAAACTTCACTTCGTATTTCACCACTACATTCTGGTCCAATCCTTCTCTCTCGCTCACGTTCGCTGACCGAAAGGCCTGTTACTTCAACACCGGCGTGATGGTGATCGATCTGGATCGCTGGAGAGGGGGTGACTACACCGCGAAAATAGAAGAGTGGATGCAGCTGCAGAAGAGAATGAGAATCTACGAGCTCGGTTCGTTGCCGCcatttcttctagtttttgccGGGAAAATAGCGCCTGTGGAGCACAGATGGAACCAACATGGTCTCGGTGGTGATAACTTCCGGGGGCTTTGCCGGAATTTGCATCCTGGTTCGGTGAGTCTTTTGCATTGGAGTGGAAAAGGGAAGCCGTGGGCGAGATTGGAAGCTAACAGGCCATGCCCTTTGGACGCGCTCTGGGCTCCTTATGATCTCTTGGAAACTCCATTTGTTTTGGACTCTTGA
- the LOC112173165 gene encoding E3 ubiquitin-protein ligase RNF185 isoform X3 has translation MASGFGDSASRPSQSQGPSFSSSNANNGDAGNFECNICFDLAQDPIVTLCGHLFCWPCLYKWLHIHSHSQECPVCKAVVKEESLVPLYGRGKTSTDPRSRSIPGVNIPNRPAGQRPETAPPPEQNHFAQRGFGFMGGLGGFAPPIATTTRYSAAFISLSHTHAHRACSFLQHRSWHQLSPHNAVVRRHGICCSSICLASINQMH, from the exons ATGGCAAGTGGTTTTGGGGATTCAGCGAGCAGGCCATCCCAATCACAAGGGCCTTCTTTCTCCAGCAGTAACGCTAATAACGGGGATGCTGGTAATTTCGAATGCAATATCTGCTTTGACTTAGCCCAAGACCCAATTGTTACCCTATGCGGCCATCTTTTCTGCTGGCCGTGCCTTTACAAATGGCTCCACATTCACTCCCATTCTCAGGAATGCCCTGTTTGCAAAGCCGTCGTGAAGGAGGAGAGTTTGGTCCCCTTGTATGGTAGGGGAAAGACATCTACTGACCCAAGATCAAGGTCAATTCCTGGAGTTAATATTCCAAATCGTCCAGCGGGGCAAAGGCCTGAAACAGCTCCTCCACCAGAACAAAACCATTTCGCCCAACGTGGGTTTGGATTCATGGGAGGTTTGGGAGGGTTTGCTCCACCAATTGCAACCACAACAAG ATACTCTGCTGCATTTATTTCTCTGTctcacacacacgcacacagaGCCTGCTCTTTTCTGCAACATCGCTCATGGCATCAGCTCTCTCCACACAATGCAGTAGTGCGGAGGCATGGAATATGTTGCAGCAG TATTTGCCTAGCATCCATAAACCAGATGCATTAG
- the LOC112173165 gene encoding E3 ubiquitin-protein ligase RNF185 isoform X2, translated as MASGFGDSASRPSQSQGPSFSSSNANNGDAGNFECNICFDLAQDPIVTLCGHLFCWPCLYKWLHIHSHSQECPVCKAVVKEESLVPLYGRGKTSTDPRSRSIPGVNIPNRPAGQRPETAPPPEQNHFAQRGFGFMGGLGGFAPPIATTTRYSAAFISLSHTHAHRACSFLQHRSWHQLSPHNAVVRRHGICCSRVWLLCLYKGNRAL; from the exons ATGGCAAGTGGTTTTGGGGATTCAGCGAGCAGGCCATCCCAATCACAAGGGCCTTCTTTCTCCAGCAGTAACGCTAATAACGGGGATGCTGGTAATTTCGAATGCAATATCTGCTTTGACTTAGCCCAAGACCCAATTGTTACCCTATGCGGCCATCTTTTCTGCTGGCCGTGCCTTTACAAATGGCTCCACATTCACTCCCATTCTCAGGAATGCCCTGTTTGCAAAGCCGTCGTGAAGGAGGAGAGTTTGGTCCCCTTGTATGGTAGGGGAAAGACATCTACTGACCCAAGATCAAGGTCAATTCCTGGAGTTAATATTCCAAATCGTCCAGCGGGGCAAAGGCCTGAAACAGCTCCTCCACCAGAACAAAACCATTTCGCCCAACGTGGGTTTGGATTCATGGGAGGTTTGGGAGGGTTTGCTCCACCAATTGCAACCACAACAAG ATACTCTGCTGCATTTATTTCTCTGTctcacacacacgcacacagaGCCTGCTCTTTTCTGCAACATCGCTCATGGCATCAGCTCTCTCCACACAATGCAGTAGTGCGGAGGCATGGAATATGTTGCAGCAG GGTGTGGTTATTATGCCTATATAAGGGGAATAGAGCACTATGA
- the LOC112173165 gene encoding E3 ubiquitin-protein ligase RNF185 isoform X1: MASGFGDSASRPSQSQGPSFSSSNANNGDAGNFECNICFDLAQDPIVTLCGHLFCWPCLYKWLHIHSHSQECPVCKAVVKEESLVPLYGRGKTSTDPRSRSIPGVNIPNRPAGQRPETAPPPEQNHFAQRGFGFMGGLGGFAPPIATTTRFGNFTFSAAFGGLFPSLLNFQMHGFPDAPVYGTSAGFHHGFHNTVHGPHGHRYNLRPGPRVGRPAAVQDYYLKMLIMFVVACALMALLWQ; the protein is encoded by the coding sequence ATGGCAAGTGGTTTTGGGGATTCAGCGAGCAGGCCATCCCAATCACAAGGGCCTTCTTTCTCCAGCAGTAACGCTAATAACGGGGATGCTGGTAATTTCGAATGCAATATCTGCTTTGACTTAGCCCAAGACCCAATTGTTACCCTATGCGGCCATCTTTTCTGCTGGCCGTGCCTTTACAAATGGCTCCACATTCACTCCCATTCTCAGGAATGCCCTGTTTGCAAAGCCGTCGTGAAGGAGGAGAGTTTGGTCCCCTTGTATGGTAGGGGAAAGACATCTACTGACCCAAGATCAAGGTCAATTCCTGGAGTTAATATTCCAAATCGTCCAGCGGGGCAAAGGCCTGAAACAGCTCCTCCACCAGAACAAAACCATTTCGCCCAACGTGGGTTTGGATTCATGGGAGGTTTGGGAGGGTTTGCTCCACCAATTGCAACCACAACAAGGTTTGGCAATTTCACCTTCTCTGCAGCTTTTGGTGGCCTTTTCCCATCTTTGTTAAATTTTCAGATGCATGGATTTCCTGATGCTCCCGTGTATGGTACAAGTGCTGGATTTCATCATGGGTTTCATAATACAGTTCATGGCCCCCATGGACATAGATACAATTTGCGACCGGGTCCTCGTGTGGGTCGTCCAGCTGCAGTTCAAGATTATTACCTGAAGATGTTGATTATGTTTGTTGTAGCTTGTGCTCTTATGGCTCTTTTGTGGCAATAG